One Campylobacter concisus DNA segment encodes these proteins:
- a CDS encoding ATP-binding protein, translating into LDKFLQDAKELDVDAICDGKEVYIGAIMEHIEEAGIHSGDSACILPPMSLSAEMIKKVEKQTRDIALNLGVVGLMNIQFAIYENELYMIEVNPRASRTVPFVSKATGVPMAKVATRVMWQGNLREALKFYDDYKVVYEDGDILKPRVSSHICVKECVLPFNKLSGADLILGPEMKSTGEVMGISHDFASSFAKSQIAASNTLPSKGRVFLTLADADKSYAPDLARELIALGFSIIATGGTHKILSEAGVEAEFVYKISEGRPNVEDRLKNGDIALVINTSDTKSSVDDGKKIRQNVLRFKIPYFTTIRAALAAAKSLSAVLTGKALEVKSLQEYLSEK; encoded by the coding sequence CTTGATAAATTTTTACAAGACGCAAAAGAGCTCGACGTGGACGCGATATGTGACGGCAAAGAGGTCTATATAGGTGCGATAATGGAGCACATTGAAGAGGCTGGAATTCACTCTGGCGACTCAGCTTGCATATTGCCACCGATGAGCTTAAGCGCAGAAATGATAAAAAAAGTGGAGAAGCAAACCAGAGATATTGCTCTAAATTTAGGCGTTGTCGGCCTTATGAATATCCAGTTTGCTATCTATGAAAACGAGCTTTATATGATCGAGGTAAATCCTCGCGCGAGTAGAACCGTGCCGTTCGTGAGTAAGGCTACTGGCGTGCCTATGGCAAAGGTGGCGACAAGAGTTATGTGGCAGGGAAATTTACGTGAGGCTCTTAAATTTTATGATGATTACAAGGTTGTTTATGAAGATGGCGATATCCTAAAACCTCGTGTTAGCTCGCATATTTGCGTAAAAGAGTGCGTGTTGCCGTTTAATAAGCTAAGCGGCGCCGATCTCATCCTTGGTCCTGAGATGAAGAGTACGGGTGAGGTTATGGGTATAAGCCACGATTTTGCAAGCTCATTTGCAAAGAGCCAGATCGCTGCAAGCAACACTTTGCCAAGCAAAGGCAGGGTATTTTTAACGCTAGCTGACGCTGATAAATCTTACGCGCCTGATCTTGCAAGAGAGCTAATAGCGCTTGGCTTTAGCATCATCGCAACTGGCGGCACGCATAAAATTTTAAGCGAAGCTGGCGTTGAGGCTGAGTTTGTCTATAAGATAAGCGAAGGCAGACCAAACGTCGAAGATAGGCTAAAAAACGGCGACATCGCACTTGTTATAAATACAAGCGATACAAAATCAAGCGTGGATGATGGCAAAAAGATCCGTCAAAACGTGCTTAGATTTAAAATTCCTTACTTTACAACGATCCGCGCAGCACTTGCTGCTGCTAAGTCGCTAAGTGCAGTTCTAACTGGCAAAGCACTTGAAGTAAAAAGCTTGCAAGAGTATCTAAGCGAGAAATGA